In one window of Helianthus annuus cultivar XRQ/B chromosome 17, HanXRQr2.0-SUNRISE, whole genome shotgun sequence DNA:
- the LOC110939523 gene encoding uncharacterized protein LOC110939523, translated as MAAGLFHGFQLPNNGPVLSNLCYADDVLFIGKWSMQNVLTLNRLLRWLGLVTGLKINNKKCKLFGIGVHDEEVALMASKLNCEAGTLPFMYLGVPIGANMKRVKFWEPVVSSVGARLSKWKARHLSFAGRLTLAKSVLGSIPSYYMSLFLAPMSIINKIDRIRRDFVWGISDSKKKFRWVKWDSMMRSKKSGGLGVGRLRDFNLAMLTKWWWRFNMNPNQLWASVVGSIHKANHADQLIPISNSIPGVWKDVGMMAKELGKRGIDMSQNLIAVNGSWKWRTCSDVPFSVKQVRSDLEDLMGPDPGCSTGFVWSSWAPPKANYLLWRSSLGKIASRVGLVHRGVVLPDVSCPRCNLDIEDPNHIFIKCLWARCIWWNVLSWVRIGFPEHCDSVADLLSYVDGIPGGKVWKKLIRTIVMATCWGIWSARNAKVFDDKFVPIMKTVDFVKEEAFLWINNRSNLKSITWGNWRLFDLVGIV; from the coding sequence ATGGCGGCTGggctttttcatggttttcaacTCCCAAATAACGGGCCAGTTCTTTCTAATCTCTGTTACGCGGACGACGTCCTATTTATTGGGAAGTGGTCGATGCAGAATGTGTTAACTCTAAACCGTTTGCTTAGATGGTTGGGGCTTGTTACGGGTCtgaaaataaataacaaaaagtGTAAGTTATTTGGCATTGGTGTGCACGATGAAGAGGTTGCTTTGATGGCGTCAAAGCTGAATTGTGAAGCTGGGACCCTCCCTTTTATGTATCTGGGAGTCCCGATCGGGGCAAATATGAAGCGGGTCAAATTTTGGGAGCCGGTGGTGAGCTCGGTGGGAGCGAGGCTGTCAAAATGGAAAGCTAGACATCTGTCTTTTGCGGGTAGACTCACCCTCGCCAAGTCGGTTTTAGGAAGTATTCCCTCCTATTATATGTCCTTGTTTCTTGCCCCGATGtccattattaataaaattgaCAGAATTAGAAGGGATTTTGTTTGGGGTATTTCTGACTCTAAGAAAAAATTCAGATGGGTTAAATGGGATTCCATGATGAGATCGAAAAAATCTGGGGGCTTGGGGGTTGGGAGGCTAAGGGATTTCAACCTTGCTATGTTAACCAAGTGGTGGTGGAGATTCAATATGAATCCGAATCAGCTATGGGCTAGTGTGGTTGGGTCGATTCATAAAGCCAATCACGCGGATCAACTTATTCCGATCTCTAATTCCATTCCCGGGGTGTGGAAGGATGTGGGTATGATGGCCAAGGAATTGGGTAAAAGGGGGATCGATATGAGCCAGAATTTGATTGCTGTCAATGGGTCTTGGAAATGGAGAACTTGTTCGGACGTCCCTTTCTCGGTGAAACAGGTTAGGAGTGATCTCGAAGACTTAATGGGGCCGGACCCGGGATGTAGTACTGGGTTTGTTTGGTCCAGTTGGGCCCCGCCAAAAGCTAATTATCTGCTCTGGCGTTCGTCTCTCGGGAAGATTGCTAGCCGGGTCGGCCTTGTGCACAGAGGTGTTGTTTTGCCGGATGTTTCCTGCCCTAGGTGTAACCTTGATATCGAAGATCCCAATCATATCTTCATCAAATGTCTGTGGGCTAGATGCATTTGGTGGAATGTCCTCTCGTGGGTTCGGATCGGTTTCCCGGAGCATTGCGATTCAGTTGCAGATCTCCTTTCTTACGTTGACGGAATCCCCGGTGGGAAGGTTTGGAAGAAACTGATTCGGACAATAGTTATGGCTACATGTTGGGGGATCTGGAGTGCTAGAAATGCCAAAGTTTTTGACGACAAGTTCGTTCCAATAATGAAGACGGTGGACTTTGTGAAAGAAGAGGCGTTTCTTTGGATCAATAATCGTTCTAATCTAAAGTCGATTACCTGGGGTAACTGGAGGCTCTTTGACTTAGTAGGCATTGTTTGA